A window from Polynucleobacter sp. MWH-UH25E encodes these proteins:
- a CDS encoding GDP-L-fucose synthase → MNSNAHLNQKIYVAGHRGMVGSAIVRILQSQGFTNIITRTHAELDLTNQAAVQAFFAKKKPDQVYLAAAKVGGIHANNTYPAEFIYQNLMIEANIIHQAFESGVKKLLFLGSSCIYPKHAQQPMAEDALLTGTLEPTNEPYAIAKIAGIKLCESYNRQYGQSHGIDYRSVMPTNLYGPGDNYHPENSHVIPALVRRFHEAKLTNAPEVVIWGSGTPRREFLFVDDMASASVFVMNLDKSIYDHNTDPMNSHINVGSGSDITIAQLAQAIAKTTDYQGKITFDPSKPDGAPRKWMDSSKLNRLGWQPKVDLMQGLGLAYQEMQAREIPTN, encoded by the coding sequence GTGAATTCAAATGCGCACTTAAATCAAAAAATTTATGTCGCTGGGCATCGCGGCATGGTCGGCTCTGCTATTGTGCGCATTCTGCAAAGCCAAGGCTTTACCAACATCATCACCAGAACACACGCTGAACTTGATTTAACCAATCAAGCGGCAGTACAAGCATTCTTTGCCAAAAAAAAGCCCGATCAAGTCTATCTGGCAGCAGCCAAGGTGGGTGGTATTCATGCTAATAACACCTATCCTGCAGAGTTTATCTATCAAAACCTGATGATCGAAGCCAATATCATTCATCAGGCTTTTGAGAGTGGTGTTAAAAAACTTCTCTTTTTAGGTTCAAGCTGTATTTATCCCAAGCATGCACAGCAGCCCATGGCGGAAGATGCTTTACTTACGGGCACACTCGAGCCAACGAATGAGCCTTATGCGATTGCCAAGATTGCCGGGATTAAATTATGCGAGAGCTATAACCGTCAGTATGGGCAATCGCATGGGATTGACTATCGTTCAGTGATGCCGACCAATCTGTATGGACCCGGTGATAACTACCACCCAGAAAATAGTCACGTCATCCCGGCACTGGTAAGAAGATTTCATGAGGCAAAACTGACTAATGCTCCAGAGGTGGTGATTTGGGGCAGCGGCACTCCAAGGCGAGAATTCCTCTTTGTCGACGATATGGCCTCAGCGTCTGTTTTTGTTATGAATTTAGATAAATCCATTTACGATCACAATACCGATCCCATGAATAGTCACATCAATGTTGGGTCTGGTTCTGACATCACAATTGCCCAATTGGCGCAGGCTATTGCCAAAACAACCGATTACCAGGGAAAAATCACCTTTGACCCCAGTAAGCCTGATGGAGCGCCCAGAAAGTGGATGGACTCAAGCAAATTAAATCGGCTGGGATGGCAGCCTAAAGTTGATTTAATGCAGGGCCTAGGACTAGCCTACCAAGAAATGCAGGCTAGAGAGATACCCACAAATTAA
- a CDS encoding Wzz/FepE/Etk N-terminal domain-containing protein — translation MHPNQSRQDNPQECNHEEEISLIDIILFLKSAYKPALFFGALGLIVALTYLWIAPNKYEASAQIAMAQIGTGGEKNLNPLGVNIEEPALLISRLSSPTSFTPVVIGACGLQNEADASLLLSKTIKLTIPKGVGNVVDLKTTGTSSESALSCANAIFELIQSTQAQILSPYIEEAKIKLADDQERLQKAKDLVAKSDKSGQAMSAAYLSTRDEIRYLLDDITSLKNIATANQNRATHLIAPIYANDKPVSPKKGVALAAGLFAGLFLGVLVALGRKMWATFKSALTTQDRGAL, via the coding sequence ATGCATCCTAATCAGTCACGGCAAGATAATCCCCAAGAATGTAACCATGAGGAAGAAATCTCCCTCATCGATATCATTCTCTTCTTAAAGAGTGCTTATAAGCCAGCCTTATTTTTTGGCGCGCTCGGATTGATAGTGGCCCTTACCTATCTATGGATAGCGCCAAATAAGTATGAGGCCAGCGCGCAAATTGCCATGGCACAAATAGGGACTGGTGGCGAGAAAAACTTAAATCCGTTGGGAGTCAATATTGAAGAGCCAGCCCTATTAATTTCTCGCCTATCAAGTCCAACGAGCTTTACACCTGTCGTGATTGGGGCGTGTGGCTTGCAAAACGAGGCAGATGCCAGTCTGCTGCTAAGCAAAACAATCAAGCTTACCATCCCCAAAGGGGTAGGGAATGTGGTGGATTTAAAAACCACCGGCACGAGTTCAGAGAGCGCTCTATCGTGTGCCAATGCCATTTTTGAGCTAATTCAAAGCACTCAGGCGCAAATTCTTTCGCCGTATATCGAAGAAGCAAAAATCAAATTAGCCGATGATCAAGAGCGTTTGCAAAAGGCTAAAGATTTGGTTGCTAAATCCGATAAATCAGGCCAGGCAATGAGCGCTGCCTACCTCTCAACGCGAGATGAGATTCGCTACCTGCTGGACGATATTACTTCTTTAAAAAATATTGCCACGGCCAATCAAAATAGAGCTACCCATTTGATCGCCCCAATTTATGCTAATGACAAACCCGTTAGCCCTAAAAAAGGGGTGGCTCTTGCAGCGGGATTATTTGCGGGTTTGTTCTTGGGAGTGCTAGTCGCCTTAGGCCGTAAAATGTGGGCAACATTCAAATCGGCGCTAACAACGCAAGATAGAGGGGCGCTCTGA
- a CDS encoding sugar phosphate nucleotidyltransferase: MAGGFGTRLQSVLDGSPKALAPVNNKPFLSLQIEHWLSQGVDSFVFLLHHRADLIIEFLKSEESKLLKDCNVQYVVESKPMGTGGAIAYAIEQLAYEGDFLLTNADTWLGIGVDEMMKASSPSILVVKVEDVGRYGEVVFDNYRLVTAFVEKRENPNVGWINAGISRLNADLFKGWDGQPFSLEKSTYPQLVEKKVLAAITLDADFIDIGIPEDYLRFCCWIESEKMIKL, from the coding sequence TTGGCTGGTGGATTTGGAACAAGACTTCAATCTGTTCTTGATGGATCTCCAAAAGCACTTGCTCCAGTAAATAACAAACCATTTTTATCGTTGCAAATCGAGCACTGGCTTAGTCAGGGAGTGGATTCATTTGTTTTTTTATTGCACCACCGTGCGGATCTGATCATTGAGTTTTTAAAAAGTGAAGAAAGTAAGCTGCTAAAAGATTGTAATGTTCAGTATGTCGTAGAGTCAAAGCCTATGGGAACGGGTGGTGCAATAGCTTATGCGATTGAGCAGCTAGCCTATGAGGGCGATTTTTTACTAACTAATGCCGATACCTGGCTTGGTATAGGAGTTGATGAAATGATGAAGGCCTCTTCGCCATCAATTTTGGTTGTCAAAGTTGAGGATGTCGGGCGCTATGGGGAGGTTGTTTTCGATAATTATCGACTAGTTACTGCATTTGTCGAGAAAAGAGAGAACCCTAATGTCGGTTGGATTAATGCTGGAATTTCTCGTCTGAATGCAGATTTATTTAAGGGTTGGGACGGTCAACCATTTTCATTGGAAAAAAGCACTTATCCACAGTTAGTTGAAAAAAAAGTGTTGGCTGCAATTACTCTGGATGCGGATTTTATAGATATTGGTATTCCAGAAGATTATTTGAGATTTTGTTGCTGGATTGAATCTGAAAAAATGATTAAATTGTAA
- a CDS encoding CBS domain-containing protein: MDKFQILGKATLKEALARIESNHHGVIFVVDEVGVVFGVATDGDIRRKLLQNGSLEDSVGSCANANFVWADLSTPREALLKQLDHRIKAIPILNAKKQLISIVSRNHLPVLDEERTYARARSPVRISFGGGGSDLTHYFATESGAVINATISLYSHATLRVRDDEHIEVYSRDLNESLIAENLQDALVRKCNFGLIQAILKVVQPEFGFELYLHSDFPMSSGLGGSAVVSAAILGCFNQFRQDKWDLHELAELAYQAERLYFGVAGGWQDQYATVFGGINFMEFRMEQNIVHPLRIPADILLELEESLVLCDTGNAHNSGNIHEDQQRHMQQDDVQKKVQSNVDLTYAIRNHLLRGRLFQFGQSLNEAWQLKRQFSEKISSPFIDQIYDGALQQGAIGGKLLGAGGGGFFLFYAPPFQRHQLVKWLESKGLKIHPFRFDPEGLRAWSARESKHHREVINL, from the coding sequence ATGGATAAATTTCAGATACTTGGAAAAGCGACCCTAAAAGAGGCTCTAGCGCGCATAGAGAGCAATCATCATGGGGTGATTTTTGTGGTAGATGAAGTCGGGGTAGTTTTTGGTGTTGCTACTGATGGTGACATACGCCGTAAATTGCTTCAAAACGGATCATTAGAGGATTCAGTTGGCTCTTGCGCTAACGCAAATTTTGTTTGGGCTGATTTAAGTACCCCTCGTGAAGCTCTCCTCAAGCAGCTTGACCATCGGATTAAAGCAATTCCAATTTTAAACGCCAAAAAGCAACTCATCAGTATTGTTAGTCGAAATCACTTACCAGTTTTGGATGAAGAGCGCACTTATGCACGTGCACGTTCTCCAGTGAGAATTAGTTTCGGTGGGGGTGGGTCAGACTTAACGCACTACTTTGCAACGGAATCTGGTGCAGTCATCAACGCAACTATTTCTCTCTACAGTCATGCCACGCTTAGGGTTCGTGATGATGAGCATATTGAGGTCTATTCTCGAGATTTGAATGAGTCATTAATTGCTGAGAATTTACAAGATGCGTTGGTGCGCAAGTGTAATTTTGGCCTTATCCAGGCAATCTTAAAAGTTGTGCAGCCTGAATTTGGATTTGAATTGTATTTGCATTCTGATTTTCCAATGAGTTCTGGGCTTGGTGGTTCTGCAGTAGTATCAGCGGCTATATTGGGTTGCTTTAATCAATTCAGGCAGGATAAGTGGGATCTTCATGAGCTGGCAGAGCTTGCTTATCAGGCCGAACGGCTATATTTTGGGGTGGCGGGTGGATGGCAAGATCAATATGCCACCGTATTTGGCGGGATAAACTTTATGGAATTTAGGATGGAGCAAAATATTGTTCATCCTTTGCGTATTCCAGCAGATATTTTGCTGGAGTTAGAAGAAAGCTTAGTCCTTTGTGATACTGGAAACGCTCATAATTCTGGGAATATCCATGAAGATCAGCAGCGACATATGCAACAAGATGACGTGCAGAAAAAAGTTCAGTCAAATGTGGATTTAACGTATGCAATTCGAAATCATTTATTGCGTGGCAGATTATTTCAGTTTGGGCAATCGTTAAACGAAGCCTGGCAACTAAAGCGCCAATTTAGCGAAAAAATTTCTAGTCCTTTTATTGATCAGATTTATGATGGAGCTTTGCAGCAAGGCGCCATTGGAGGCAAGTTATTGGGTGCTGGCGGCGGTGGCTTTTTTCTTTTCTATGCGCCCCCTTTTCAAAGGCATCAGTTAGTTAAATGGCTAGAATCTAAAGGTTTAAAAATCCATCCATTTCGCTTCGATCCGGAAGGTCTAAGGGCTTGGTCTGCGCGAGAGAGCAAACATCATCGGGAAGTAATTAATTTATGA
- a CDS encoding N-acetylneuraminate synthase family protein, whose translation MKIQIGNFEIGAGRTFIIAEIGNNHNGSFDRAIEMIDRAAEMGVDCVKFQMRHLEGVYRKRSLRRDGEDLGTEYILDLLHRFELGVDEHKRLSEYCSRKGILYLCTPWDALSVDVLEKFDVPAYKVASADLTNLPLLDRLVGTGKPLILSTGMSKPDEVQRTVDFLNRRNAAFILLHCNSTYPAPLHDINLRWMHQLRKIHPLVGYSGHERGINVSLAATALDACIIERHFTLDRDMEGPDHAASLTYSEFKKMIEGVREIEVALGFGGERQLSQGEMINRENLAKSLVATKKLSKGTILSAEHIKVRSPGQGLSPQNYEALLGRVLSHDMMEEDFFYPSDLADLRIEPRPYTFSRPWGVPVRYHDFGEYYSRIQPDIFEFHLSYSDMELNPGEFLKGTYDCGFVVHAPELFANSKLMDLASPDEGYRKFSVLETQRVINITRSLKQFFPKTIRPMIVANVGGFTMDEPLPLEVLNSYYERFAISLGELDIEGVELIPQTMAPFPWHFGGQRYQNIFVKIDEIVEWCNKLNLRMCFDISHTKLTCNHFSLDFYDFAKKIAPFTAHLHLGDAKGLNGEGLQIGDGNIDFERLGKILKTGCPVASFIPEIWQGHKNGGEGFWIALERLEKLL comes from the coding sequence ATGAAGATCCAAATTGGAAACTTTGAGATAGGCGCTGGTCGCACTTTCATCATTGCTGAAATTGGAAACAATCACAACGGAAGCTTTGATCGTGCGATCGAGATGATTGATCGCGCCGCTGAAATGGGGGTTGATTGTGTTAAGTTTCAGATGCGCCATTTGGAGGGGGTGTATCGTAAGCGCTCTCTAAGGAGGGATGGCGAGGATTTAGGCACAGAATATATTTTAGATCTCTTGCATCGCTTTGAGTTGGGTGTAGATGAACACAAAAGACTTTCTGAGTATTGCTCCCGTAAAGGTATTTTGTACCTTTGCACTCCTTGGGATGCCCTCAGTGTTGATGTTCTTGAGAAATTTGATGTTCCAGCTTATAAGGTCGCCTCGGCAGATTTGACCAACTTACCTTTATTGGACAGATTAGTTGGCACCGGAAAGCCCTTAATTCTTTCCACTGGGATGAGTAAGCCAGACGAAGTGCAGCGCACCGTCGATTTTCTAAATCGCAGGAATGCCGCATTTATTCTGCTCCATTGCAATAGCACTTATCCCGCACCTTTGCATGATATTAATCTGAGGTGGATGCATCAGTTGCGAAAAATTCATCCATTGGTGGGCTACTCTGGTCATGAGCGCGGGATTAATGTCTCGCTTGCAGCTACCGCACTCGATGCTTGTATTATTGAGCGTCATTTCACGTTAGATCGAGATATGGAAGGCCCTGATCATGCTGCTAGCCTAACTTACTCTGAATTTAAAAAGATGATTGAGGGGGTTCGTGAGATAGAGGTAGCCTTGGGTTTTGGTGGAGAGCGCCAACTGTCGCAGGGGGAAATGATCAATCGTGAAAATTTAGCAAAAAGTTTAGTTGCTACAAAAAAACTTAGCAAGGGAACCATTCTTTCTGCCGAACATATCAAGGTCAGAAGTCCGGGGCAAGGATTATCCCCACAAAACTATGAAGCCTTATTAGGCCGAGTGCTAAGTCATGACATGATGGAGGAGGATTTTTTCTATCCGTCTGATCTTGCAGATCTCAGAATTGAGCCTCGTCCCTATACATTTTCGCGTCCATGGGGGGTGCCAGTTCGCTATCATGACTTTGGTGAATACTATTCCCGCATTCAGCCTGACATTTTTGAATTTCATCTCTCATACTCTGACATGGAGTTAAATCCAGGTGAGTTTCTAAAAGGAACATATGATTGCGGATTTGTTGTTCATGCACCTGAATTGTTTGCAAATAGCAAGTTAATGGATTTAGCCTCTCCAGATGAGGGTTATAGAAAGTTTTCAGTTCTAGAAACGCAGCGCGTTATTAATATTACTCGTTCCTTAAAGCAATTTTTTCCTAAGACTATTCGTCCAATGATTGTTGCTAATGTTGGCGGCTTTACTATGGACGAGCCGTTGCCTTTGGAGGTTTTGAATTCTTATTATGAGCGTTTTGCAATAAGTTTAGGTGAGCTTGATATAGAGGGGGTGGAATTAATTCCACAAACAATGGCACCCTTTCCCTGGCATTTTGGAGGTCAACGCTATCAAAATATCTTTGTCAAGATTGACGAGATTGTTGAGTGGTGTAACAAGTTAAATTTGCGTATGTGTTTTGATATTTCTCATACGAAGTTAACTTGCAATCACTTTAGTTTAGATTTTTATGACTTTGCCAAAAAAATTGCGCCATTTACTGCCCATTTGCATCTTGGGGATGCCAAAGGATTAAATGGTGAGGGCCTTCAGATTGGTGATGGCAACATTGATTTTGAGCGGCTTGGAAAAATTCTGAAGACTGGATGTCCAGTCGCATCATTTATCCCTGAGATTTGGCAAGGCCATAAAAATGGGGGTGAAGGTTTTTGGATTGCCTTGGAGCGATTAGAAAAATTATTATGA
- a CDS encoding SIS domain-containing protein — protein MIDRMQIQIIKEIEQSVAIKKDVLADQKIVKKIQLLAETCLASLRAGGKVIFAGNGGSFADAQHLSAEFISRFMFDRAPLASITLGTNNSAFSAIGNDYGYEQVFARELVGIAKKGDVFIPISTSGNSLNILAAVRAAIERDISTVALTGKAGGNLKELCECICIPSDNTARVQECHILIGHILCGLIESEYFKNK, from the coding sequence ATGATTGATCGTATGCAGATCCAGATTATTAAGGAAATTGAGCAATCTGTAGCTATTAAAAAAGATGTTTTGGCGGACCAAAAGATAGTCAAGAAAATTCAATTATTGGCAGAGACCTGTCTTGCATCGTTACGCGCAGGGGGTAAGGTGATTTTTGCAGGTAATGGAGGTAGCTTTGCTGATGCCCAGCATTTATCTGCAGAATTTATATCTAGATTTATGTTTGATCGCGCTCCACTTGCTTCTATTACATTGGGTACAAATAATTCAGCGTTTAGTGCAATAGGAAATGATTATGGCTATGAGCAAGTATTTGCACGCGAGTTGGTTGGAATTGCAAAAAAAGGTGATGTTTTTATACCAATTTCTACTAGCGGCAATAGCTTAAATATTTTAGCGGCCGTAAGAGCAGCAATTGAGCGCGACATATCAACGGTAGCATTGACTGGAAAAGCCGGCGGAAATTTAAAAGAGTTGTGCGAGTGTATTTGTATTCCATCTGATAATACTGCTCGTGTTCAAGAATGTCATATTCTGATTGGACATATATTGTGTGGATTAATAGAGTCAGAGTATTTTAAAAATAAGTAA
- a CDS encoding cytidylyltransferase domain-containing protein, translating into MPTNVSGFITVRTSSSRLPNKCLLPFGDGNVLEHVIRRAKHYEIEPIVCTSTDKSDDIIVEIAKNEGVKFFRGELRNKLKRWADCATFFDLTSFHTIDADDPFFDGVEIKSSMALLRNGSYEMVSPSKVSSSGGGSVGFSLATELISRAVSDLAQDEDTEMMWFYLEKISNIRSITLLDNPLTPKNLRLTLDYQEDYWLLESVRRIVGNYATRDCIDRLFIDNPDLYKVNWFRNEDWKLGQVAKKF; encoded by the coding sequence ATGCCGACCAATGTATCTGGTTTTATAACTGTAAGAACTTCCTCTTCGCGACTACCAAATAAATGCCTATTACCTTTCGGGGATGGAAATGTCCTCGAGCATGTCATTAGAAGGGCAAAGCATTATGAAATTGAGCCGATAGTTTGCACTAGTACAGATAAAAGTGATGACATTATTGTGGAGATTGCAAAAAATGAGGGTGTAAAATTTTTTCGTGGAGAATTGAGAAATAAATTAAAGCGCTGGGCCGACTGCGCTACATTTTTTGATCTCACATCATTCCATACTATTGATGCAGATGATCCTTTCTTTGATGGAGTGGAAATTAAAAGCAGTATGGCATTGTTGCGCAATGGATCATATGAAATGGTTTCTCCATCAAAGGTTTCCTCCTCGGGTGGTGGCAGCGTTGGGTTCTCATTAGCTACAGAACTTATAAGTCGAGCAGTTAGCGATCTTGCGCAGGATGAAGACACTGAAATGATGTGGTTTTATTTGGAGAAAATAAGCAACATTAGATCCATAACACTTTTGGATAATCCCTTAACTCCTAAAAATTTAAGACTAACCCTTGACTATCAAGAGGATTATTGGTTGCTTGAATCGGTGCGAAGAATCGTTGGAAATTATGCAACACGAGATTGCATAGATAGGTTATTTATTGATAATCCAGACTTATACAAAGTTAATTGGTTTCGCAATGAAGATTGGAAGTTAGGGCAAGTGGCAAAAAAATTTTAA
- a CDS encoding DegT/DnrJ/EryC1/StrS aminotransferase family protein: MNNTKHPFGKFNGNEAEYVLRALDTENIENKSFPWVQRFEEAFSEKVGSKYAIAVNSGTSGLHAALFAAGVSIGDEVIQPATTVVMDAYVTLHLGAVPVFVDIDPKTWNIDSKKIEEKITKKTKAIIVVSLYGLPVDIDPIMEIAKKYNLVVIDDSAETLMSRYKGGVAGTHAHFGVYSFEKSKHITSGSEGGMIITSDEKLAVLARKFAGIGYKGLTAKAGRTSLASSVYQDPGYERFDLIGLNYRMNAITAAVGLGQFERVDHLVERRKAIGAMFLDAVSGCEWIETQEVPDHSDHGYFTFGILYLGHDKRGITWKNFYDSYRKAGGHGFYACWKNPYLEPSLRGLEMGGQKFDAGLCPVAEDYQSKIMAFKTNYRNLGEARQQANILSSLIDKIGR; encoded by the coding sequence ATGAATAATACAAAACACCCCTTTGGAAAATTTAATGGTAACGAGGCTGAATATGTTTTGCGTGCTCTTGACACTGAAAACATAGAAAATAAATCATTTCCTTGGGTACAGCGTTTTGAGGAAGCGTTCTCAGAAAAGGTTGGATCGAAATATGCTATTGCCGTGAATTCCGGCACTTCTGGCTTGCACGCTGCATTATTTGCAGCCGGCGTTAGTATTGGTGATGAGGTTATTCAGCCTGCCACTACTGTGGTGATGGATGCTTACGTAACTTTACACTTGGGTGCAGTGCCTGTATTTGTTGATATTGATCCAAAAACTTGGAACATTGATTCAAAAAAAATTGAAGAAAAAATTACAAAAAAAACTAAAGCGATAATAGTGGTCTCTCTTTATGGCCTTCCCGTCGACATTGATCCAATTATGGAGATTGCAAAAAAATATAATTTGGTAGTCATTGATGACTCTGCGGAAACCTTAATGAGTCGTTACAAAGGTGGCGTGGCTGGAACACATGCACATTTTGGAGTATACAGTTTTGAGAAGTCTAAACATATAACTTCTGGCAGCGAAGGTGGCATGATTATCACCTCTGATGAAAAGTTGGCAGTTTTGGCTAGAAAATTTGCGGGTATAGGGTACAAAGGACTGACTGCCAAGGCTGGAAGAACAAGTCTAGCATCATCAGTTTATCAAGATCCTGGGTATGAGCGGTTTGATCTCATTGGTCTGAATTACCGTATGAATGCAATAACTGCCGCAGTTGGATTGGGACAGTTTGAGCGAGTAGATCACCTGGTAGAGCGCCGTAAAGCAATAGGTGCAATGTTTTTAGATGCGGTATCGGGGTGCGAGTGGATAGAGACTCAAGAAGTCCCAGACCATTCGGATCATGGATACTTTACCTTCGGCATTCTTTATCTTGGCCACGATAAAAGAGGGATTACTTGGAAGAATTTTTATGATAGCTACAGGAAAGCTGGGGGACATGGATTTTATGCATGTTGGAAAAATCCGTATCTTGAGCCATCACTAAGAGGGCTTGAAATGGGTGGGCAAAAGTTTGACGCTGGACTTTGCCCAGTTGCCGAAGATTATCAATCAAAGATAATGGCATTTAAAACCAATTACCGAAATCTGGGTGAGGCAAGACAGCAGGCCAATATTCTGTCTTCATTAATTGATAAAATTGGCAGATAG
- a CDS encoding sugar phosphate isomerase/epimerase: protein MMPKLLKLRYGIVQGRLIQAPPGELQWFPQQYWESEFFLASSLGIDYIELIAERQFNPGNPLWTDDGIFKIKELAQRNRLSLHAFCNDYVVEHDLIEDPEVLAQCLLLIERGALLGCEKYILPLFEASEISANNSTKYIYALQVIAEKCAENGMILCLETILNGSELVNLLSKINNSSVGVVFDTGNRVAFGHNLASDIRLLGDQIKHVHIKDKNNKNQNVLLGTGLVNFLEVFEALGDIQYKGPYTLETQRGKNPITTALFNMELVKFFYSEGYSK from the coding sequence ATGATGCCTAAACTATTGAAGCTTCGTTATGGGATTGTTCAGGGAAGATTAATACAAGCGCCACCAGGAGAACTTCAGTGGTTTCCGCAGCAATACTGGGAATCAGAATTCTTTCTCGCAAGCTCTCTGGGAATTGATTACATTGAGTTGATTGCCGAACGACAATTCAACCCTGGGAATCCACTATGGACCGATGACGGAATTTTTAAAATTAAAGAATTAGCTCAGAGAAATAGGCTCTCATTGCATGCGTTTTGCAATGACTACGTAGTTGAACATGACCTCATTGAGGATCCGGAAGTCTTAGCACAATGCCTTCTTTTAATTGAAAGGGGAGCTTTGCTTGGATGTGAAAAGTACATTCTGCCACTTTTTGAGGCATCTGAGATATCGGCAAATAATTCAACAAAATATATTTATGCGTTGCAAGTCATAGCCGAGAAATGTGCTGAGAATGGAATGATTTTATGTTTAGAGACCATCTTAAATGGTTCGGAATTGGTAAATTTATTATCTAAAATTAACAATTCATCGGTTGGTGTTGTGTTTGATACCGGAAATCGTGTGGCTTTTGGACACAATCTAGCCAGCGATATAAGGCTTCTAGGTGATCAAATTAAACATGTTCACATCAAAGATAAAAACAATAAAAATCAAAATGTTCTTCTTGGAACTGGGCTTGTAAATTTTCTTGAGGTTTTCGAGGCGCTTGGGGATATTCAGTATAAGGGCCCCTACACCCTTGAAACTCAGAGGGGAAAAAATCCCATAACAACTGCATTATTTAATATGGAGCTCGTAAAATTTTTCTACTCTGAGGGCTATTCAAAGTGA
- a CDS encoding Gfo/Idh/MocA family protein, producing MNFSNVLFVGLGGAGQRHLRILNKLMPKKTKFSAFRRVASTPLLRPDFTVDADNTIESVYNLHLFDELTAAFKSKPDLTVISTPTSYHREVMMMAIESASGILVEKPWAENLRGFSDFESQVLSKKLPFHISFQRRFHPQIKKVKQALISGVIGMPVAATFSVYSNVPSWHDYEDWRGLYAVRSDLGGGVLLTEIHEIDLANWFFGLPGAVFCTGGNRGPHKLEVEDAVQLLLLYTNYSVQITLYFMHRKPSRSFHIVGTEGEIYWSEGNNRLDISSFSAQSEINSIQLVSNEEMFEEQAKYFLNSWTIGDTKESLSNAFGSLAIVDAAKRSMKSGKPEPCEYMNS from the coding sequence GTGAACTTCTCAAATGTTTTATTTGTTGGTTTGGGCGGTGCGGGACAAAGGCATTTGAGAATCTTGAATAAATTGATGCCTAAAAAAACTAAATTTAGTGCTTTTAGAAGGGTCGCTAGCACCCCGCTATTGAGGCCTGATTTTACAGTGGATGCCGACAATACAATTGAATCTGTATATAACCTCCATTTATTCGATGAATTGACGGCAGCCTTTAAAAGCAAACCGGACTTGACTGTCATTTCAACGCCTACATCATATCATCGCGAGGTTATGATGATGGCAATAGAATCAGCCAGTGGAATTTTGGTTGAAAAGCCTTGGGCAGAAAATCTTCGAGGCTTTTCAGACTTTGAAAGTCAAGTGCTGTCAAAAAAACTGCCATTCCACATTTCATTTCAACGACGATTTCATCCCCAAATTAAAAAAGTTAAACAGGCGCTTATTTCAGGTGTGATAGGTATGCCAGTGGCAGCAACTTTTTCCGTATATTCCAATGTCCCCTCTTGGCATGACTATGAAGATTGGCGGGGTCTCTATGCTGTTCGATCTGATCTTGGCGGAGGAGTTTTATTAACTGAAATTCACGAAATTGATCTTGCAAACTGGTTTTTTGGGTTACCAGGTGCGGTGTTTTGTACTGGTGGAAATCGTGGCCCGCACAAGTTGGAGGTGGAGGACGCGGTGCAATTACTTTTGCTCTATACCAATTATTCAGTACAAATTACTCTATATTTTATGCACAGGAAGCCCTCTAGAAGTTTTCATATAGTTGGTACTGAGGGTGAAATTTATTGGAGCGAGGGCAATAATAGACTTGATATATCTTCCTTTAGCGCCCAATCTGAAATTAATTCTATTCAATTAGTTTCTAATGAGGAGATGTTTGAGGAGCAGGCGAAATATTTTCTAAATTCTTGGACAATTGGCGACACAAAAGAGTCCCTTAGTAACGCTTTTGGTTCGCTTGCAATTGTTGATGCAGCCAAACGATCAATGAAAAGTGGCAAACCTGAACCTTGTGAATACATGAATAGCTAA